The following proteins are co-located in the Vibrio astriarenae genome:
- a CDS encoding transglutaminase-like cysteine peptidase, with product MKQYTHKLISGLAISSLLTLLPLASEALNREEQHWVDLVSTHYGPRAGKRVETWRSLMAELKQEPEQVQLSEINHFFNQMNFVDDIRLWGKKDYWATPLEFLGSSGGDCEDFTIAKYFSLLELGVPDKKLRLIYVKAIELDQFHMVLAYYSKPSAEPLILDNLDPTIRRASKRTDLLPVYSFNGKNLWLVKARQSQLAGDASRLKLWNDLRARERADKLNKPIINYDE from the coding sequence ATGAAGCAATACACTCACAAGCTGATATCAGGGTTAGCCATTAGTAGCCTACTTACCCTGCTACCACTGGCAAGTGAAGCCCTTAACCGTGAGGAACAGCATTGGGTAGATCTCGTATCAACACATTATGGTCCGCGAGCTGGAAAACGGGTGGAGACATGGCGCTCATTGATGGCAGAACTCAAGCAAGAGCCCGAGCAGGTTCAATTGAGTGAAATTAACCATTTTTTCAATCAAATGAATTTTGTCGATGATATTCGTTTATGGGGTAAGAAAGATTACTGGGCCACCCCACTTGAGTTTCTTGGTAGCAGCGGCGGGGACTGCGAAGATTTTACGATCGCGAAATATTTCTCGTTGTTGGAACTAGGCGTACCCGACAAGAAACTGCGGCTCATTTATGTCAAGGCGATTGAGTTAGACCAGTTCCATATGGTGCTTGCCTATTACTCTAAGCCCAGTGCTGAACCATTAATATTAGACAATTTAGACCCAACAATACGTCGCGCCTCTAAACGGACGGATTTACTCCCCGTTTATAGTTTTAACGGTAAAAATCTGTGGCTAGTCAAGGCACGGCAGAGTCAGTTGGCGGGAGACGCCTCTCGCCTCAAGTTATGGAACGATTTACGTG